Below is a window of Uloborus diversus isolate 005 chromosome 3, Udiv.v.3.1, whole genome shotgun sequence DNA.
AGtcattttaaagcaaattcaatCAGAAGCTTTTGGAAGAAACCCTGACGCAAGATTAAGGTCGATCAATACAATCGTATTCGACGATGCCTTGATTTGAGTGAAaacgaagatattttttaaagatgatgaCATGCATTTTCGGCTTTCAGTTGTATTTAACTCCGAACACCCGGTTGTCCTTAGTCTCATTCGGTGGAAACATAAAGAGTTAGGACATTGTGGCGTACAATTGCTTATGTCAGCGCTTCGAGAAAAATACTGGATTTTGAAGAGCCGGAAAACCATTAAGAAGGCAATCAAGTCCTGTATTTTGTGTCGAAGATTCAACTCTAAACCGCCCGAAGTTCGGGAAAGTGTTTTACCGGAAAATCGTGTAAAAGATGCATCAGTTTTCGAAATTCTAGGAATAGATCTAGCTGGACCCTTGATCCTCAAAGATAACTCAAAGGTTTGGATTTTGATTTTCACCTGTGCTGTTTTTAGAGCTGTTCATTTTAAGATGTTGACTTCAGTGTCTACAGACAACTTTCTTTTGGGGTTAAGGAGATTCATCGCGAGAAGAGGCAGACCATCAATTATCTATTCCGATAACGGCAAGAACTTTGTTGGCGCAAAAAATCAATTAAGCAggattgattggaaaaagattcAAGATGAAACTACTGCTTCTATTGCTTGGATTTTTATCCCCCCTTCTGCTCCCTGGTGGGGAGGATTTTGGGAGAGGTTAGTAGGAgttttgaagataattttaagaaatgttttgggTTTAACATCGTTG
It encodes the following:
- the LOC129218729 gene encoding uncharacterized protein LOC129218729 is translated as MHFRLSVVFNSEHPVVLSLIRWKHKELGHCGVQLLMSALREKYWILKSRKTIKKAIKSCILCRRFNSKPPEVRESVLPENRVKDASVFEILGIDLAGPLILKDNSKVWILIFTCAVFRAVHFKMLTSVSTDNFLLGLRRFIARRGRPSIIYSDNGKNFVGAKNQLSRIDWKKIQDETTASIAWIFIPPSAPWWGGFWERLVGVLKIILRNVLGLTSLNSEEMLTVLCDCESIINSRPLTYVSDDVQDLTPITPMFLQEIREIGVPDLDALDHQKLNKRHAYTQKIRKDLRSRF